From one Salinibacterium hongtaonis genomic stretch:
- a CDS encoding YceI family protein: MSLSKRTISVIVGGAIVVALGVTTAIAGPAIYRDLIVGPADDAPSLEAESLAPGTIDEDALAGEWTVSDGSFAGYRVDEVLNGTDVTVTGRTEDVTGTVTTTDTEVTAASITVDVASIATDSGSRDAYFRDTAMRVSVHPTATFELTTPIGGGGAPLDTTATVSGTGVLTLAGVSNEVTVEMTAAIDGGTIRVAGQIPVTFSDYGVTAPSLGFVQVEETGFVEFLLVLSPGPRT; encoded by the coding sequence ATGTCCCTCTCCAAGCGAACGATCTCGGTTATTGTCGGCGGCGCCATCGTCGTGGCTCTCGGCGTGACGACGGCGATTGCCGGACCGGCGATCTATCGGGACCTGATCGTTGGCCCTGCCGATGATGCGCCGTCGCTTGAAGCGGAGTCGCTGGCACCGGGAACGATCGACGAGGATGCTCTGGCTGGCGAGTGGACCGTATCGGACGGATCGTTCGCTGGCTATCGGGTCGATGAGGTTCTCAACGGCACCGATGTCACCGTGACGGGGCGGACCGAGGACGTCACCGGAACCGTGACCACAACCGACACCGAGGTCACGGCAGCATCGATCACGGTTGATGTGGCGAGCATCGCCACGGACTCTGGCAGCCGGGACGCGTATTTCAGGGATACGGCGATGCGGGTTTCGGTGCATCCGACCGCAACGTTTGAACTCACGACCCCCATCGGCGGAGGCGGCGCGCCGCTCGACACGACGGCAACCGTGTCGGGAACCGGCGTGCTCACTCTTGCCGGGGTGAGCAACGAGGTCACGGTGGAGATGACCGCCGCAATCGACGGAGGCACTATTCGAGTCGCCGGCCAGATCCCGGTCACGTTCTCCGACTACGGCGTCACTGCACCATCACTGGGATTCGTGCAGGTCGAGGAGACCGGCTTCGTGGAGTTTCTTCTCGTGCTGAGCCCGGGCCCGCGCACCTAA
- a CDS encoding thiamine-binding protein, whose protein sequence is MIVAFSVAPSGTGRADGSVHDAVAAAVRIVRESGLPNHTSSMFTEIEGEWDEVFAVVKAATEAVAAYGSRVSLVLKADIRPGYTGELVGKVERLEQALGEADPVI, encoded by the coding sequence ATGATCGTCGCATTCTCAGTTGCTCCCAGCGGAACAGGTCGAGCCGACGGGTCGGTGCACGACGCCGTTGCCGCGGCCGTTCGAATCGTTCGAGAATCGGGCCTGCCTAATCACACGTCATCGATGTTCACCGAGATCGAGGGCGAGTGGGACGAGGTATTCGCCGTAGTGAAGGCCGCGACGGAGGCGGTTGCTGCCTATGGATCTCGCGTCTCCTTGGTGCTCAAGGCCGATATCCGACCGGGCTACACGGGCGAACTCGTCGGCAAGGTCGAGCGCCTTGAACAGGCCCTCGGCGAAGCAGATCCGGTGATCTAG
- a CDS encoding EI24 domain-containing protein translates to MTEPLPRRPGVIAGLVEGLRLLLRGFRVWGTRPRLMLLGLIPGLITLAIFIVVEVFLFASVGAISEWLTPFADTWAEGWRVTLRVAVAVGLIAGSALILAYTFAVVTLTIGQPFFERISLAVDDELGGVVEAPPVPLWRSIVRGIGEAIAILAITILTGVGLFFVGLVPVVGAVISACIGAFVGGWFLALEITAVPFQRRGLSLSQRRALLGARRSVTLGFGVSVFLLFLVPLGAVLAMPAAVAGGTVLARRTLGEPTPPSAR, encoded by the coding sequence ATGACCGAACCGCTCCCCCGACGCCCCGGCGTTATCGCAGGGCTGGTCGAAGGCTTGCGCCTTCTGCTGAGGGGGTTTCGCGTGTGGGGCACCCGGCCGCGCCTCATGCTCCTCGGCCTGATTCCCGGCCTGATCACGCTCGCTATCTTCATCGTTGTCGAGGTGTTTCTCTTTGCCTCGGTCGGTGCGATTTCTGAGTGGTTGACTCCGTTTGCCGATACCTGGGCCGAGGGGTGGCGCGTCACTCTTCGCGTGGCCGTTGCAGTCGGATTAATCGCGGGATCCGCGCTGATCTTGGCGTATACCTTCGCGGTGGTGACCCTGACCATCGGGCAGCCATTCTTCGAACGGATCTCGCTCGCGGTGGACGATGAACTCGGAGGCGTGGTCGAAGCCCCGCCCGTGCCCCTCTGGAGGTCAATCGTGCGAGGCATCGGCGAGGCTATTGCGATCCTCGCCATCACCATCCTCACGGGAGTCGGGCTGTTCTTCGTGGGATTAGTGCCTGTTGTCGGGGCGGTAATCTCGGCCTGTATCGGGGCGTTCGTCGGCGGGTGGTTTCTCGCCCTCGAGATCACCGCTGTGCCGTTTCAGCGCCGCGGATTGAGCCTCTCCCAACGCCGCGCCCTTCTCGGTGCCCGGCGCAGTGTGACGCTGGGCTTTGGCGTGTCAGTCTTTCTTCTGTTCCTTGTTCCCCTCGGCGCCGTGCTGGCGATGCCCGCCGCCGTGGCGGGGGGCACCGTTCTCGCGCGTCGCACTCTCGGCGAGCCGACGCCACCGTCGGCTCGCTAG